The following coding sequences lie in one Rutidosis leptorrhynchoides isolate AG116_Rl617_1_P2 chromosome 4, CSIRO_AGI_Rlap_v1, whole genome shotgun sequence genomic window:
- the LOC139841372 gene encoding uncharacterized protein has product MNHTRRQKNRDETLDFLKPLTIPKLAKPFTPRTTAQAKPHKPPARLPPSDNKLLLAGYLAREFLTKGTLFGEPWNPARAEAVPVSAAANSADYRKPVSQKEKPVEPKPGEKRKFESYNEVTGILMGNNGVHIPGIVNPTQLIRFLNLQ; this is encoded by the coding sequence ATGAACCACACGCGTAGACAAAAAAACAGAGATGAAACATTGGACTTCCTCAAGCCGTTAACAATACCGAAGCTAGCCAAGCCGTTCACACCTCGAACTACGGCTCAAGCCAAACCGCATAAGCCGCCGGCTCGACTACCCCCGAGCGATAATAAACTACTACTTGCTGGCTACCTGGCTCGTGAGTTTTTAACCAAAGGTACATTGTTCGGTGAGCCGTGGAACCCGGCTCGAGCCGAGGCTGTGCCAGTTTCAGCTGCGGCTAATTCAGCAGATTATAGAAAACCGGTTAGCCAAAAGGAAAAACCGGTTGAGCCGAAGCCAGGGGAGAAAAGAAAGTTTGAAAGCTACAATGAAGTAACGGGTATTTTGATGGGTAACAATGGAGTGCATATACCGGGCATTGTTAACCCGACCCAACTAATCCGTTTTTTGAatttacaataa